The Limanda limanda chromosome 13, fLimLim1.1, whole genome shotgun sequence genome has a window encoding:
- the LOC133018233 gene encoding uncharacterized protein LOC133018233 gives MGQSFMVLNLLYYAIKSKISDRYKERVEIFLQNHSLLLKNVQQNDSGSYIAGVFGDDNTYVGKYSVTVQDPVSLVNGTVDIHSNSSDSCDLTVTCSSQDSHHITSTFRCDTNTCSQEGGERSKVTTSGASLRVYLSEAFSVICSHSNQVSSDEHITIIRDFCFLIPDESVDMENTMYESVQNPIDDAAAPSLSSIYSLIEVGSIKSTEAGDTTQPESLYAQVEKSALA, from the exons ATCAAAAATATCTGACCGCTATAAAGAAAGGGTCGAGATTTTTCTCCAAAATCACTCTTTGCTTTTGAAGAATGTGCAACAAAACGACAGTGGAAGTTACATTGCAGGTGTTTTCGGGGATGATAACACTTATGTGGGTAAATACAGCGTCACAGTTCAAG ATCCAGTGTCTCTGGTTAATGGGACAGTGGACATACACTCCAATAGCTCCGACTCCTGTGACCTCACAGTGACCTGCAGCTCACAGGACTCCCATCACATCACCAGCACTTTTAGATGTGACACCAACACCTGcagccaggagggaggagagaggtcaaaggtcacgaccTCTGGCGCCTCCCTCCGTGTCTACCTGTCCGAAGCCTTCTCAGTTATCTGTAGCCATAGCAACCAGGTCAGCTCGGACGAGCACATAACAATTATAAGAGACTTTTGTTTCTTAATTCCTG ATGAAAGTGTGGACATGGAAAACACAATGTACGAATCTGTTCAG AATCCAATCgatgatgctgcagctccttctctgtcctccatctacAGCTTGATCGAAGTTGGGTCCATTAAATCCACTGAGGCCGGAGACACGACTCAGCCTGAGAGCCTGTATGCTCAGGTGGAGAAGTCGGCCCTGGCctga